Proteins from one Salarias fasciatus chromosome 14, fSalaFa1.1, whole genome shotgun sequence genomic window:
- the spint2 gene encoding kunitz-type protease inhibitor 2, translating to MKGLVPGLPLLLLLLLPLLHGAARAAAEDGDRPRVQPLLEPRGNESRDHCRLPARVGPCRAAFPRFFYNVTSQTCDSFIFGGCENNTNNFQTVEECLAECSGVTGSVLPDDSAPASPAAPAAVKAPRGAPPPPAPTQSSQKNESSPDGRAELCEAEPEAGPCRAAFQRWFYDRSTGSCRTFVYGGCRGNKNNYPSEDSCVSSCAVQVLPSSKKLAVDQEDICSATPDPGPCRAAFPMYYYDGASATCQSFLYGGCQGNANRFGTEEECLSRCSSEGDFDRLDRKRSRWTAAVFLFATLTVISVLLLAALIFITLRRHRLPRRPSSFSDKEELLPEESSSLDSLSVPESPRPQAKA from the exons ATGAAGGGGCTCGTACCGGggctcccgctgctcctcctgctgctcctcccgcTGCTCCACGGAGCCGCGCGGGCCGCCGCCGAGGACGGAGACAGGCCGCGGGTCCAGCCGCTGCTGGAGCCGCGAGGCAACGAGAGCCGAG acCACTGCCGTCTCCCTGCCAGGGTCGGTCCCTGCCGCGCTGCTTTCCCGAGGTTTTTCTACAACGTCACGTCTCAAACGTGCGACAGCTTCATCTTCGGAGGCTGTGAGAACAACACCAACAACTTCCAGACGGTGGAGGAGTGTCTGGCAGAGTGCAGCGgggtgacag gcagtgTCCTCCCTGACGACTCGGCTCCTGCCTCTccggctgctcctgctgctgtcaaaGCTCCGCGGggggcccctccccctccagctccgACCCAGTCCTCTCAGAAGAACG AGTCTTCCCCCGATGGACGAGCAG AGCTGTGCGAGGCGGAGCCGGAGGCGGGGCCGTGCAGGGCGGCGTTCCAGCGCTGGTTCTACGACCGGAGCACCGGCAGCTGCCGGACGTTCGTCTACGGAGGCTGCAGGGGCAACAAGAACAACTACCCGAGCGAGGACAGCTGCGTGTCCAGCTGTGCAG TCCAGGTCCTGCCGTCCTCCAAGAAGCTCGCGGTCGACCAAGAAG ACATCTGCTCggcgacccctgaccccggccCCTGCCGCGCTGCCTTCCCCATGTACTACTACGACGGCGCCAGCGCCACCTGCCAGTCCTTCCTGTACGGCGGCTGCCAGGGCAACGCCAACCGCTTCGGCACGGAGGAGGAGTGCCTGAGCCGGTGCAGCTCCGAAG GTGACTTCGACAGACTGGACCGGAAGCGCAGCCGCTGGACAGCAG ctgtgTTTCTCTTCGCCACCCTCACCGTCATCTCCGTTCTGCTGCTCGCCGCCCTCATCTTCATCACGCTGAGACGCCACCGTCTGCCTCGCAGACCGTCTTCCTTCAG CGATAAGGAGGAGCTCCTTCCAGAGGAGTCGTCCTCTCTGGACTCCCTGAGTGTCCCGGAGAGCCCAAGGCCACAAGCCAAGgcctga
- the LOC115400437 gene encoding transmembrane 4 L6 family member 5 produces MCVSRCLRCVGISLVPMAILSMLSNILLLLPELDVRFLLDGHVTREAAWSTGLWGSGFLVLLGARAFVESSKTRGCWAFRSQMCCQMLYSCVCLLAAATCCLVSATGLSQGPLCLYNSSSGQVWGVPLQPRPDSYSGYLYNRTLWTGVCLSPRAVVQWNVVLFSVMGGSSALQTLLCGINLINSVLGLLIGHSCCHNKVSPVSA; encoded by the exons atgtgtgtgtccaggtgtctcCGCTGCGTGGGCATTTCTCTGGTTCCCATGGCGATACTCAGCATGCTGTccaacatcctgctgctgctccccgaGCTGGACGTCCGCTTCCTGCTGGACGGACACGTCACCCGAGAAGCCGCCTGGTCCACCGGGCTGTGGGGGTCCGGGTTCCTG gtTCTTCTGGGAGCACGAGCTTTTGTTGAGAGCAGCAAGACGAGAGGCTGCTGGGCCTTCAGGAGTCAG ATGTGTTGCCAGATGTTGTATTCCTGCGTGTGCCTGCTggctgctgccacctgctgtctGGTCAGCGCCACTGGTCTGTCCCAGGGTCCTCTGTGTCTCTACAACTCCTCATCTGGACAGGTGTGGGGTGTCCCGCTGCAGCCGCGTCCCGACAG ttACTCGGGATACCTGTACAACAGGACGCTGTGGACGGGCGTGTGTCTGAGTCCCCGggctgtggtgcagtggaaTGTGGTGCTGTTCTCCGTGATGGGCGGCAGCAGCGCCCTGCAGACCCTCCTGTGTGGGATCAACCTCATCAACTCGGTCCTCGGACTCCTGATTGgacacagctgctgtcacaACAAG GTGTCTCCTGTCTCGGCGTGA
- the rnf168 gene encoding E3 ubiquitin-protein ligase rnf168 has translation MPSEMSPESAGQMRRGDKVLSREDCTCPVCLEIFVEPVTLPCKHTFCKECFQESVDKAALCCPLCRRRVSTWTRLHSRNNTLINQQLWTQIQTCFPQQCERRLAGQEADNTEEHTVFSFPRVCQPGELRQEYEDQISKMTEERRAQDEEQKRASEELIQKLMEEEQLLLQEETRRTEEDQQLARLLSSQLNNAPPPSVGGAPPPPPPPQKKKDVVGHIEKFLIPRHPAPSSLLSNKENLLRSEPRPLDSPRRTAGVPLKRRSSDMEEDEEQEYFPEYLHFPTPPSSFSSLEEEQGRWQQEQEDRRLALLLQKELNQEEQRKLTDRRKGTPSAYLLRKGGAEKTRRRSSTTSSPSSTKTSSTSSSPSSAKAGSTSSCHRRTKQTTLTEMFPSS, from the exons ATGCCGTCAGAGATGTCCCCTGAGTCAGCTGGACagatgaggagaggagacaaGGTGCTGTCCCGAGAGGACTGCACCTGTCCCGTCTGTCTGGAGATCTTTGTGGAACCTGTCACACTTCCCTGTAAACACACCTTCTgcaag GAGTGTTTCCAGGAGTCGGTGGACAAAGCGGCGCTGTGCTGTCCCCTGTGCCGGAGGAGAGTGTCCACCTGGACTCGCCTGCACAGCCGCAACAACACGCTGATCAACCAGCAGCTGTGGACGCAGATTCAGACCTGTTTCCCTCAGCAGTGCGAGCGCCGCCTGGCTGGACAGGAGGCCGACAACACCGAGGAGCACACAG tgtttagTTTTCCCAGGGTGTGTCAACCTGGAGAGCTGCGACAAGAATATGAGGACCAGATCAGCAAA ATGACGGAGGAGCGCCGGGCTCAGGATGAGGAGCAGAAGAGAGCCAGTGAGGAGCTGATCCAGAAGTtaatggaggaggagcagctgctgctgcaggaggagaccaggaggaccgaggaggaccagcagctgGCCCGGCTGCTCAGCAGCCAGCTG AACaatgctcctcctccatcagtgggtggcgctcctcctcctcctcctcctccacagaagaagaaagacgtGGTTGGACATATAGAGAA gttCCTGATTCCTCGTCATCCCGCTCCGTCCAGCCTCCTGTCCAACAAG GAGAACCTCCTCCGGtcggagccccgccccctggacAGTCCCCGGAGGACAGCTGGAGTCCccctgaagaggaggagctccgacatggaggaggacgaagagcaGGAGTACTTCCCAGAGTACCTTCACTTCCCaacgcccccctcctccttctcctccctggaggaggagcagggccgctggcagcaggagcaggaggaccgGCGCCTGGCGCTGCTcctgcagaaggagctgaaccaggaggagcagcggaAATTAACCGATCGACGGAAAGGGACGCCGTCCGCCTACCTGCTGAGGAAAGGAGGGGCGGAgaagaccaggaggaggagcagcaccacctcctccccctcctctacAAAGACtagcagcacctcctcctccccttcctctgcAAAGGCCggcagcacctcctcctgccACCGACGCACCAAACAGACCACCCTGACCGAGATGTTCCCGAGCAGCTGa